A genome region from Pseudanabaena sp. Chao 1811 includes the following:
- a CDS encoding PstS family phosphate ABC transporter substrate-binding protein: MMSKKNINRSVLTFVAGVTLATTLASCSGGNDTKPNATASSPAATQTTAAKDPAAETSKLSGNVTVDGSSTVAPISKAVAEDFAKSNPGVKVPVGTSGTGGGFKKFCAGDTDISNASRPIKEKEAENCKKAGVEFIELPVAVDGLTVVVNKENTWAKCLTTAELKTIWSPESEGKITSWNQVRPDFPNEPLALFGAGADSGTFDYFTEAINKKEKVIRKDYQPSEDDNIIVKGVQGGKGAMGFFGVAYFEENAKSLNAVEVDGGKGCVSPSIENINTGKYSPLSRPLFIYVNKKSLARPEVKAFVDFYLAKDEKLVKEVGYVPLPGDALTKVKERLKSQTVGTTFMGAPTGVPIVELMSKDLK, encoded by the coding sequence ATGATGTCTAAAAAGAATATCAATCGTAGTGTTTTAACGTTTGTAGCAGGTGTTACATTAGCCACAACACTAGCATCCTGTAGCGGCGGCAACGACACCAAACCAAATGCGACCGCATCTAGCCCCGCAGCGACACAAACAACGGCGGCAAAAGATCCCGCAGCCGAAACATCTAAACTATCTGGCAACGTCACTGTTGATGGTTCTAGCACAGTTGCCCCAATCAGCAAGGCTGTTGCTGAAGACTTTGCAAAATCAAATCCTGGCGTAAAAGTTCCTGTTGGTACAAGTGGTACTGGTGGCGGCTTTAAAAAGTTCTGCGCTGGCGATACTGACATCTCAAATGCATCACGTCCAATCAAAGAAAAAGAAGCTGAAAATTGCAAAAAAGCAGGTGTTGAGTTTATTGAATTACCTGTTGCAGTTGATGGTTTAACTGTAGTTGTTAACAAAGAAAATACTTGGGCAAAGTGCTTGACGACCGCAGAACTCAAAACAATCTGGAGTCCTGAGTCAGAAGGTAAAATCACAAGCTGGAATCAAGTTCGTCCTGACTTCCCTAACGAGCCTCTCGCTTTGTTTGGTGCTGGTGCAGACTCTGGTACTTTTGACTACTTCACTGAAGCTATCAATAAAAAAGAGAAAGTCATTCGTAAAGACTATCAACCTAGCGAAGATGACAACATCATCGTTAAGGGTGTTCAAGGTGGTAAAGGTGCAATGGGCTTCTTTGGTGTAGCCTATTTTGAAGAAAATGCCAAGTCTTTGAATGCGGTTGAAGTTGATGGTGGCAAAGGCTGTGTTTCTCCTAGTATTGAAAACATTAATACTGGCAAATATTCTCCTTTATCTCGACCTCTGTTTATTTATGTAAACAAGAAATCTCTAGCACGTCCTGAAGTTAAGGCTTTTGTTGATTTCTATCTTGCTAAAGATGAAAAATTGGTCAAGGAAGTAGGTTATGTTCCTCTTCCTGGTGATGCACTTACTAAAGTTAAGGAGCGTCTCAAGTCTCAAACTGTGGGGACAACTTTTATGGGCGCTCCTACAGGCGTACCTATTGTTGAATTGATGTCCAAAGACTTGAAATAG
- a CDS encoding DUF1176 domain-containing protein has product MLPNRLGLMAVMVSLTFLGCANPDATSSSPSPIASTTTTKAVTSPTASTSEAPKATTEPKNAAAKAIAVGDIKELDDNSTCGKSKVTYAYGETSNYRVYICADASAPERPRYYISRNKDGSGGLNMEAMNYNPQKSGSIEFKNDGYLYTLEAPTTQNPEPVLRVTFPNGKLNEEQLLRYLARTGNSNSSTASSTDPLLYVLDNRESLGVCKDNFRAEDGKRGMGSKAFQISDKKYLVQIQCFLAAYQGAFEYVLWIDDAPKPRAIPLEFDSFQEGKNGEKPKRITDRSIAGVPRVNVRSQTLTNFTKFRGVGDCGSSAIYKLEGDRMVLQEFRAKYECDGKYVQDMPVIYP; this is encoded by the coding sequence ATGTTGCCAAATCGACTCGGTTTAATGGCTGTGATGGTAAGTTTGACATTTCTAGGATGTGCTAATCCCGATGCGACTAGTTCATCACCATCACCGATCGCGAGTACTACGACCACAAAAGCTGTTACTTCACCTACTGCTTCCACTTCAGAAGCACCCAAAGCAACTACTGAGCCTAAAAATGCGGCGGCAAAGGCGATCGCAGTAGGTGATATCAAAGAGCTTGACGATAATAGTACCTGTGGCAAGTCTAAAGTCACTTATGCTTATGGTGAAACCTCTAATTATCGAGTTTACATTTGTGCGGATGCTAGCGCACCAGAGCGTCCTCGCTATTACATCAGTCGCAACAAAGATGGTAGCGGTGGTCTCAATATGGAAGCAATGAATTACAATCCCCAAAAATCTGGATCAATTGAATTTAAGAATGATGGATATTTGTATACGCTCGAAGCGCCAACCACCCAAAATCCTGAGCCTGTTTTGCGGGTGACTTTCCCAAATGGCAAATTGAATGAAGAGCAGTTATTGAGATATCTTGCTCGAACTGGTAACTCCAATTCTAGTACTGCTAGTTCTACTGATCCACTCCTATATGTTCTGGACAATCGCGAAAGTCTAGGGGTTTGCAAGGATAATTTCCGTGCTGAGGATGGCAAGAGAGGCATGGGTTCTAAAGCTTTCCAGATCTCTGACAAGAAGTATCTAGTCCAGATTCAATGCTTTTTAGCGGCTTATCAGGGTGCGTTTGAATATGTACTTTGGATTGATGATGCTCCTAAACCCCGTGCAATTCCATTAGAGTTTGATAGTTTCCAAGAAGGAAAGAATGGCGAAAAGCCCAAACGGATTACCGATCGCTCGATCGCTGGTGTGCCTAGAGTAAATGTGCGATCGCAGACTCTCACCAATTTCACTAAGTTCCGTGGTGTTGGTGACTGCGGCTCGTCGGCGATTTATAAACTAGAAGGCGATCGCATGGTTTTACAGGAGTTTCGCGCAAAATATGAATGTGATGGGAAGTATGTACAGGATATGCCTGTGATTTATCCTTAA
- a CDS encoding TIGR04168 family protein, translating into MPKSSIKIAIVGDVHDLWQSVEDRLALHTLQVDLTLFVGDFGNESVEVVQAIADLDLPKAIILGNHDAWYSASDPHSKNSQKKQCPYDRTKEDRVQQQLDILGKLHVGYSWLDFPEFDLSVVGARPFSWGSSKWKKENFYRDRYQVHSFAESTQRITESVSNTKHDTVIFLGHNGPSGLGKEEYSICGKDWKPIGGDYGDPDFAEAIAKTYQMGKSVPFATFGHMHHHLRLNKNRKREVIATNDMGTIFFNSALTPRIVQTNDGYYRNFSLVTLESGRVSQISIVWLDALLKVISEDILFVAK; encoded by the coding sequence ATGCCCAAGTCATCCATCAAAATAGCTATAGTTGGCGATGTTCATGACCTGTGGCAATCCGTCGAAGATCGTTTAGCATTACATACATTGCAAGTTGACTTAACTCTATTTGTGGGTGATTTTGGCAATGAGTCCGTAGAAGTTGTACAGGCGATCGCGGATTTAGACTTGCCCAAGGCAATTATTTTGGGAAATCATGACGCTTGGTATAGCGCCTCCGATCCTCATAGTAAAAATTCTCAAAAGAAACAATGTCCCTATGATCGAACTAAAGAAGATCGCGTTCAACAGCAATTAGATATCTTAGGGAAACTCCATGTCGGTTACAGTTGGCTTGATTTCCCTGAATTCGATCTCTCGGTAGTTGGTGCGCGTCCCTTTAGTTGGGGAAGTTCTAAATGGAAGAAGGAAAATTTTTATCGTGATCGCTATCAAGTACATAGCTTTGCAGAATCGACGCAAAGGATTACGGAATCTGTCAGCAATACTAAGCATGACACCGTGATCTTTTTAGGTCATAATGGACCCTCTGGACTGGGTAAAGAAGAATATTCGATCTGTGGTAAGGATTGGAAACCAATTGGCGGCGACTATGGCGATCCTGATTTTGCGGAGGCAATCGCGAAAACCTATCAAATGGGTAAATCCGTTCCCTTTGCCACCTTTGGACATATGCACCATCATTTACGTCTAAATAAAAATCGTAAACGTGAGGTGATCGCTACTAACGACATGGGGACAATTTTTTTCAATTCGGCGTTGACTCCCAGAATTGTCCAAACCAATGATGGATATTATCGGAATTTCTCGCTTGTCACCTTAGAATCTGGACGAGTTAGCCAGATATCGATTGTCTGGCTTGACGCTCTCTTGAAAGTAATTAGCGAAGATATTCTATTTGTAGCAAAGTAA
- a CDS encoding amino acid ABC transporter permease — translation MSASNGKFTASIKDRFNQFWNWRTIAQLIFLVVGITCSILAWNTLARNMRSSGLAISFDFLGDPASFDIADTPFPYQASDSYTRALQVGLINSLKAISVSIISATIVGITVGISRLSTNWLLKQIARVYVEILRNTPLLLQLFFWYSAIFLSLPSTSDRISLGFATLAKDGLTIAALKMTISSEFCALVLGLTMFSSAFIAEIVRGGILSVPKGQTEAAKALGLSNFQTMQKIVLPQALRVIIPSLTSQYVNIAKNSSLAIAIGYTDIYRIASTTINQTGRPVNVILIIMGTYLAMSLTISASMNLLNRQFQIVER, via the coding sequence ATGTCCGCTAGTAATGGGAAGTTCACCGCAAGCATCAAAGATCGTTTCAATCAATTTTGGAATTGGCGCACGATCGCTCAATTGATTTTTTTAGTAGTTGGTATCACTTGCAGTATTTTGGCTTGGAATACCCTAGCTAGAAACATGCGAAGTTCAGGGCTGGCGATTAGTTTTGACTTTCTTGGTGATCCTGCTTCCTTTGACATTGCCGATACCCCTTTCCCATACCAAGCTTCCGACAGCTATACCCGTGCGTTACAGGTGGGCTTGATTAACTCGCTGAAAGCAATCTCCGTCAGCATTATCTCCGCAACCATAGTTGGTATTACTGTAGGAATTTCTCGGCTCTCGACTAATTGGTTACTCAAACAAATTGCCCGTGTTTATGTGGAAATCCTCCGCAACACACCATTATTGTTACAACTATTTTTCTGGTATTCGGCAATCTTTTTGTCGCTTCCCTCAACTAGCGATCGCATTTCCCTTGGTTTTGCCACCCTTGCTAAAGATGGATTAACGATTGCAGCTCTAAAAATGACCATTAGCTCTGAGTTTTGCGCCCTTGTCTTAGGCTTGACCATGTTTTCTAGCGCCTTCATTGCCGAAATTGTCCGAGGGGGGATTCTCTCAGTCCCCAAGGGACAGACAGAAGCAGCCAAAGCACTGGGCTTAAGCAATTTCCAAACTATGCAAAAGATCGTCTTGCCGCAAGCATTACGGGTGATTATTCCATCGCTAACTAGTCAATATGTAAACATTGCCAAAAACTCTAGTCTAGCGATCGCGATCGGTTATACCGACATCTATCGCATTGCCTCCACAACGATTAATCAAACGGGTAGACCCGTCAATGTCATTTTGATTATCATGGGAACCTACCTTGCGATGAGTCTGACTATTTCCGCCAGTATGAACTTACTTAATCGTCAATTCCAAATTGTAGAAAGATAA
- a CDS encoding DASH family cryptochrome, with the protein MTNQNILVWFRNDLRSHDCETLWRASQFAQQTGATVFPIYCFDPRHFGETSFGFAKTGTFRAKFLIESVANLRENLRSLNSDLIVRIGKPEDILPKLAQQWGITSIYYHAEVTTEEKSVETNLLTALNPQDIAIKSFWGNTLLHPNDLPFAIAQLPELFTHFRKQVEVDFTVRDVFPTPTHLSHLPHHFDVGEIPTLSILGLVEPVPCDRSVLKFCGGESAAIKRLEHYFWQSDRLQVYKQTRNGMLNADDSSKFSPWLALGCISPRYIYAQVKQYESDRLANDSTYWLIFELLWRDYFRFVAAKHGDKLFYRTGLRGMNIPWKQDWKRFELWQTGQTGFPLVDANMRELQATGFMSNRGRQNVASFLTKNLGIDWRMGAEWFESLLIDYDPCSNWGNWNYTSGIGNDARGFRFFNINKQSQDYDPQGEYVRHWLPELAALPTSKIHQPWQLLKVEQKRFHVHLGVDYPHPVVDLFASAKVNEEIYNSVR; encoded by the coding sequence ATGACTAATCAAAATATCTTAGTTTGGTTTCGCAATGACTTGCGATCGCATGATTGCGAAACTTTATGGCGAGCATCTCAATTCGCTCAGCAAACGGGAGCAACAGTATTTCCCATTTATTGTTTTGATCCGCGTCACTTTGGCGAAACATCCTTTGGTTTTGCGAAAACAGGGACATTTCGCGCCAAGTTTTTAATTGAGTCTGTGGCTAATTTACGGGAGAATTTGCGATCGCTTAATTCTGATCTTATTGTTCGTATTGGTAAGCCCGAAGATATTTTACCAAAATTAGCCCAGCAATGGGGAATTACTTCTATCTATTACCATGCAGAAGTGACAACGGAAGAAAAATCCGTAGAAACGAATCTTCTGACTGCTTTAAATCCACAAGATATTGCAATAAAAAGCTTTTGGGGAAACACACTATTACATCCCAACGATTTACCCTTTGCGATCGCACAACTGCCTGAACTATTTACCCACTTTCGCAAACAAGTAGAAGTTGATTTTACAGTTCGGGATGTTTTCCCCACACCAACTCACCTCAGTCATCTACCTCATCACTTTGATGTTGGCGAAATTCCAACTCTATCGATATTAGGACTAGTAGAACCTGTCCCTTGCGATCGCTCAGTTTTAAAATTTTGTGGTGGCGAATCTGCTGCGATCAAACGTCTAGAGCATTACTTTTGGCAAAGCGATCGCCTACAGGTTTACAAACAAACCCGCAATGGCATGTTGAATGCCGATGATTCGTCCAAATTTTCACCTTGGCTAGCTTTGGGCTGCATCAGTCCGCGCTATATCTATGCTCAAGTCAAGCAATATGAGAGCGATCGCCTTGCGAATGACTCAACTTATTGGCTGATTTTTGAACTTCTCTGGCGCGATTATTTTCGATTTGTAGCAGCGAAACATGGAGACAAATTATTCTATCGCACAGGTCTACGCGGTATGAATATTCCTTGGAAACAAGACTGGAAGAGATTTGAACTATGGCAAACAGGACAGACAGGTTTTCCCTTAGTTGATGCGAATATGCGTGAACTTCAGGCTACTGGCTTTATGTCTAATCGGGGGCGTCAAAATGTAGCTAGCTTTCTTACCAAAAATCTAGGTATTGATTGGCGAATGGGGGCAGAATGGTTTGAATCACTTCTCATTGACTATGATCCTTGCAGCAATTGGGGAAATTGGAACTACACTTCAGGTATTGGCAATGATGCTAGAGGTTTCCGTTTCTTCAATATCAATAAGCAATCGCAGGACTATGATCCTCAGGGTGAATATGTGAGACATTGGCTACCAGAACTTGCAGCTCTACCAACTAGTAAAATCCATCAGCCTTGGCAACTACTAAAGGTTGAGCAAAAACGTTTTCATGTGCATCTCGGTGTTGATTATCCCCATCCCGTGGTCGATTTATTTGCCTCTGCAAAAGTCAATGAAGAAATTTATAACTCTGTCCGTTGA
- a CDS encoding phycocyanin, translating to MLTLLENVLDRADGSYIAPEDLRTLDQAIASWQLRRKTYDLIQVEENAILAQVMQQIQVTAPDVAAKVTFDGGNKCNRDMALVLRYCATAMLLQDEELLKDRLLYWMQNIMIALKNQRVNDFVYRSLQKSVQENLPKENADLLLPYIAIAHQWLSQ from the coding sequence ATGCTTACTTTATTAGAAAACGTTTTAGACCGCGCCGATGGCTCATACATTGCACCTGAGGATTTGCGAACTTTGGATCAGGCGATCGCTTCTTGGCAACTACGACGCAAAACCTACGATCTGATTCAAGTAGAGGAAAATGCCATCCTCGCTCAGGTGATGCAGCAGATCCAAGTTACCGCTCCTGATGTGGCAGCAAAGGTGACTTTTGATGGTGGTAACAAGTGCAATCGGGATATGGCCTTGGTACTGCGCTATTGTGCCACCGCGATGTTGTTGCAGGATGAGGAACTCCTCAAAGATCGTTTGCTGTACTGGATGCAGAACATCATGATCGCTTTGAAAAATCAACGAGTTAATGATTTTGTTTATCGCTCTTTACAAAAATCTGTTCAGGAAAATCTGCCTAAAGAAAATGCAGATTTGCTACTGCCCTACATTGCGATCGCTCACCAATGGTTAAGCCAATGA
- a CDS encoding V4R domain-containing protein: MPKSNTIPNGETLISLTSLSQVCHFSRHTFFKFDQSRGQIHDWNHHKYVLASDDFIVSLLKGLEHEVGEASGWLMYLIGKDWGTEDAKDFKIWFERDYHLSINKSSLKFALETWWWPLTSQGWGKWNVDLSSIREGFIFIDLFDSAVAKSMGNIGKPVCFLYAGLLAGFFSVMLNRGLSSTEIQCYSMGNNFCRFLIGSETRIKAAEFWLSSGATAQEIEQRLLDQDISNSNGLSQAMETGGI; encoded by the coding sequence ATGCCAAAATCAAACACTATACCTAACGGGGAAACGCTTATTTCGTTGACTTCTTTATCTCAAGTTTGTCATTTTAGTCGCCATACTTTTTTTAAATTTGATCAATCTAGGGGACAAATTCATGACTGGAATCACCACAAATATGTATTAGCAAGTGATGATTTTATTGTGTCGTTGCTTAAGGGGCTAGAGCATGAAGTGGGGGAAGCTTCTGGTTGGTTGATGTATTTAATTGGTAAGGATTGGGGAACTGAGGATGCTAAAGATTTTAAAATTTGGTTCGAGAGGGATTATCACCTCAGTATTAACAAATCAAGTCTCAAATTTGCTTTAGAAACTTGGTGGTGGCCATTAACTTCTCAAGGTTGGGGAAAGTGGAATGTCGATCTCAGCTCTATTCGTGAAGGTTTCATTTTTATCGATCTATTTGATTCTGCGGTAGCTAAGTCGATGGGGAATATTGGTAAGCCCGTATGTTTTCTTTATGCAGGCCTACTGGCGGGTTTCTTTTCGGTAATGCTAAATCGTGGATTGAGTAGTACCGAAATTCAATGCTATTCCATGGGCAATAACTTCTGTCGGTTTTTGATCGGGTCTGAGACTCGTATTAAGGCAGCAGAGTTTTGGTTAAGTTCTGGTGCTACTGCCCAAGAGATTGAGCAAAGACTGCTAGATCAGGATATCTCCAATAGTAATGGTCTCAGCCAAGCCATGGAGACAGGAGGTATTTGA
- a CDS encoding 2Fe-2S iron-sulfur cluster-binding protein, which translates to MKQIKLQPLNQEVEVATESTLLSVLLEQEMNVLQACGGQGRCATCHIYVQSGKEALSPKSEQEILTLSFITTSKENSRLACQARVLQDGLVIEVPQGMYIGSLGELKSLIGKRAQQNLIHPLTGEVLVEEGKLILRSALEKMTEIDSTFTADLSQMLLPSEKSKVLNR; encoded by the coding sequence GTGAAACAAATAAAATTACAACCATTAAATCAAGAGGTGGAGGTCGCAACCGAAAGTACTTTGCTTAGTGTTTTGCTGGAACAAGAAATGAATGTACTTCAAGCCTGTGGTGGTCAGGGGCGATGTGCAACCTGTCATATATATGTTCAATCAGGCAAAGAGGCTCTAAGTCCCAAAAGTGAACAGGAAATATTAACTCTGAGCTTTATCACTACCTCTAAGGAAAATTCGCGTTTGGCTTGTCAAGCAAGGGTTTTGCAAGATGGGCTGGTGATCGAAGTCCCTCAAGGAATGTATATAGGCTCGCTTGGGGAATTAAAAAGCTTAATTGGGAAACGCGCTCAACAAAATTTAATCCATCCATTGACTGGTGAGGTTTTAGTTGAGGAAGGTAAGCTGATTTTGCGATCGGCTTTAGAAAAGATGACTGAAATTGATTCCACCTTTACGGCTGATTTAAGCCAAATGTTATTGCCTTCGGAGAAATCTAAAGTTTTAAATAGGTAA
- a CDS encoding 2Fe-2S iron-sulfur cluster-binding protein produces MPRIKLEPLGITINVSAKNGLWRSLKHAKVELAATCGGQGTCGTCALRVFDGASSLSPMKTLEQVTLKNTRKDISLYRLTCQASVIEDGVVFHLDNKADKKLAQIFARLKNRLAPRNIHHPLTGELLVQEGALITQEILESLLSDS; encoded by the coding sequence ATGCCTCGCATTAAACTCGAACCTCTAGGAATCACAATCAATGTCTCTGCCAAAAATGGATTGTGGCGATCGCTCAAACATGCCAAGGTCGAACTAGCCGCAACCTGTGGTGGACAAGGAACCTGTGGTACTTGTGCCTTGAGGGTTTTTGATGGGGCAAGTAGCCTGAGTCCGATGAAAACCTTAGAGCAAGTAACCCTGAAAAACACGCGCAAAGATATCTCTCTATACCGTCTCACTTGCCAAGCTTCAGTAATAGAAGATGGAGTCGTTTTTCATTTAGATAATAAAGCTGATAAAAAATTAGCGCAAATCTTTGCAAGATTAAAAAATCGACTTGCCCCACGTAATATCCATCATCCCCTTACAGGAGAGTTGCTAGTCCAAGAAGGGGCTTTGATTACCCAAGAAATTCTAGAAAGTTTGCTGAGTGACTCCTGA